The following proteins come from a genomic window of Nautilia profundicola AmH:
- a CDS encoding class I SAM-dependent methyltransferase: MFENLLHKIKSHTLSEEFKRLYHGRGEEEFKFLTLDSIDEILFVQFYEESNYEKDLLDLFKEYIQTSRHNAIIVKRRYGNETFAALGEIPENYTAIENGMKFKLNFLNQNIGYFGDMKNSRKFIESISKDKKVLNLFAYTCGFSLFARRGEAGYIANVDMSKSVLATGMANHQINGLDIKNISFWPYNILKAFPKLKKQAPYDIIIIDPPTHQKGSFIASKDYIKIIKKLPSLSHQNTTLLACINSPAFSKEELINMIESNTSFRFQKQIPNPEEYTNSTLKSLVFNIQ, from the coding sequence ATGTTTGAAAACCTTTTGCATAAAATCAAATCCCACACCCTAAGCGAAGAGTTTAAGCGTCTGTATCACGGAAGGGGTGAAGAGGAGTTTAAATTCCTCACTCTCGACAGTATAGACGAAATACTGTTCGTACAGTTTTACGAAGAAAGCAATTATGAAAAAGATCTTTTAGATCTATTCAAAGAATATATCCAAACATCAAGACATAACGCGATAATAGTAAAAAGAAGATACGGCAACGAAACCTTTGCTGCTCTCGGAGAAATACCCGAAAATTACACGGCAATTGAAAACGGTATGAAATTTAAACTCAATTTCCTAAATCAAAACATCGGCTATTTCGGTGATATGAAAAACTCAAGAAAATTCATAGAATCGATCTCCAAAGATAAAAAAGTTCTAAACCTTTTCGCTTACACATGCGGGTTTTCACTATTCGCAAGAAGAGGCGAGGCGGGATATATAGCAAACGTGGATATGAGCAAATCCGTCCTTGCCACGGGAATGGCAAACCATCAGATAAACGGGCTTGATATCAAAAACATATCGTTTTGGCCCTATAACATACTAAAAGCATTTCCGAAACTTAAAAAGCAGGCCCCTTACGACATAATCATAATAGACCCGCCCACACACCAAAAAGGGAGTTTCATAGCCTCAAAAGACTACATCAAAATCATTAAAAAACTCCCGTCACTTTCACACCAAAACACTACACTTTTGGCGTGCATAAACTCCCCTGCGTTTTCAAAAGAGGAATTAATAAACATGATTGAATCAAATACCTCTTTCAGATTCCAAAAACAGATTCCAAATCCTGAGGAATATACTAATTCCACGTTAAAAAGCCTGGTTTTTAATATTCAATAA
- a CDS encoding DUF502 domain-containing protein: protein MKVFVRYFIKGVFAILPVVFTIWVVTYIAGILIQFIKIFYAKINNPLYSIGLIIATVLLITYIGYIITKNQKSIILYITENIFSKVPVIKSIYNFFKELMQMFSNDKNYLGVVEVMFANYKTYAFLTKEEKNRFIAFVPTAPNPTSGYVIMLDKDKEVGEIKALGEWKRVDTDVKEALSKIISLGLK from the coding sequence ATGAAAGTGTTTGTGCGTTATTTTATAAAAGGTGTTTTTGCCATCTTGCCGGTTGTGTTTACGATCTGGGTGGTGACATACATTGCAGGCATTCTTATTCAGTTTATCAAGATCTTTTACGCCAAAATAAACAATCCACTCTACAGTATAGGACTTATAATAGCAACGGTTCTTCTAATTACTTACATTGGATACATAATCACCAAAAACCAAAAAAGCATAATTCTTTACATAACTGAAAATATTTTCTCCAAAGTTCCTGTAATTAAAAGCATCTACAACTTTTTCAAAGAGCTTATGCAGATGTTTTCAAACGACAAGAACTACCTTGGAGTCGTTGAAGTTATGTTTGCGAACTACAAAACCTATGCGTTTTTGACAAAAGAGGAAAAAAACAGATTCATTGCCTTCGTCCCGACCGCTCCAAACCCGACTTCGGGATATGTAATTATGCTCGATAAAGACAAAGAAGTTGGCGAAATAAAAGCGCTCGGAGAGTGGAAAAGAGTCGATACGGATGTAAAAGAGGCACTAAGCAAAATAATCTCGCTCGGACTCAAATAA
- a CDS encoding RecB-like helicase, with product MQRLLSLKASAGSGKTFSLALRYLALLFRGVNPSSILAVTFTNKAANEMKERVIKFLDLLKEDEELLEILCGTSGLNEKEILKKREFVLKEFLTSDIHITTIDAFIQKVLRKFGYYVGVDVDFDIKSDNLENIFELLIESLDNKEFNSLIEFAKIENKKSKSIVELFEMLYEKEKELSKWKMENGKWKINQVLKEIEEIKSEFILATEECTQINNFFKKDPFDMLKVKTIPSFLENGTLAKVRGFKKCYEEWMDAEFERLISLIKELLTAKERYVLSSLFSLYEKYKQIKNSVKSKENYLDFKDIEHKVYELLVEDELNRDFLYFRLDSRIEHILIDEFQDTSVTQWKIFEPLVDEIKAGEGVKDFKSFFYVGDTKQAIYRFRGGSSELFDYVYEQLKPFGMVQKELPKNYRSKKVIVDYVNRLFNLNQEANVEGGYVEVKEGDLFEELENTLKFMFEKGVRDKDIAVLVYTNDDILKVADFIKEKFNKDVVTATRAKVKNQPFAKALIDILKYTHDMLEGKKSEIYKLNFLTVIGKPYTPEPFYVPVKKPAEMIRDLMFEYDLIDESSLKLLEHSLKYKDLFDFAAGIDEYDEELPLGEFDGITVMTVHKSKGLEFENVIVLEKTGRDNNRSSNLLFDYEGIELKDIKYNIAGREILDMEFAKVKAKEKELEYKDKRNVEYVAFTRAVNSLFILKKEKSSFVTSLKPEKIGVFEVEEKEETKKSKEKFALKLKHHGLQDVKKENEYKPNDYGAIYFGLALHYAFEMEEFDAVLNRYGIYTDVKKAYGMYEKTKKLIDFEGRKYKEIPFVYNGEEGIIDLLVESEDEIVIIDYKSAKPEDESSYITQVEHYKTVAKELKNKKVKGYLLYVDEEKLREV from the coding sequence ATGCAGAGACTTCTCTCTCTTAAAGCATCGGCCGGAAGCGGTAAGACGTTTTCGCTGGCGCTAAGATATCTTGCGCTTCTTTTCAGAGGTGTAAACCCAAGCTCCATTTTGGCTGTGACGTTTACGAATAAAGCGGCGAATGAAATGAAAGAGAGGGTTATAAAGTTTTTGGATCTTTTAAAAGAGGATGAAGAACTTTTAGAAATACTTTGCGGAACCTCCGGGCTTAATGAAAAAGAGATTTTGAAAAAAAGGGAGTTTGTACTTAAAGAGTTTCTTACAAGCGATATACACATAACCACAATAGACGCATTCATACAAAAAGTTTTGCGCAAGTTCGGTTATTACGTCGGGGTTGATGTGGATTTTGATATTAAAAGCGATAATTTAGAAAATATTTTTGAGCTTTTGATTGAGAGTTTGGATAATAAAGAGTTTAATTCGCTTATAGAATTTGCGAAAATCGAAAACAAAAAATCAAAAAGCATAGTCGAGCTTTTTGAGATGCTTTATGAGAAGGAAAAAGAGCTTTCAAAATGGAAAATGGAAAATGGAAAATGGAAAATTAATCAGGTTTTAAAAGAGATTGAAGAGATAAAATCGGAATTTATTTTGGCGACCGAAGAGTGTACGCAGATAAATAATTTTTTTAAAAAAGATCCGTTTGATATGCTCAAAGTCAAAACGATTCCCTCGTTTTTGGAAAACGGAACGCTTGCAAAGGTTAGGGGATTTAAAAAATGCTACGAAGAGTGGATGGATGCCGAATTTGAAAGGCTTATTTCACTTATAAAAGAGCTTTTAACCGCTAAAGAAAGGTATGTTTTAAGCTCGCTTTTTTCACTGTATGAAAAATATAAGCAGATTAAAAACTCCGTTAAATCAAAAGAAAATTACCTTGATTTTAAAGATATTGAGCATAAGGTGTATGAGCTTCTGGTTGAAGACGAACTAAACCGCGACTTTTTGTATTTCAGGCTTGATTCGAGGATTGAGCATATTTTAATAGACGAATTTCAGGATACCTCCGTTACGCAGTGGAAGATATTCGAGCCTCTTGTTGATGAGATAAAAGCGGGTGAGGGAGTTAAAGATTTCAAAAGTTTCTTTTACGTAGGGGATACCAAGCAGGCGATATACCGCTTCAGGGGAGGGAGCAGCGAGCTTTTTGATTATGTGTATGAGCAACTCAAACCTTTTGGGATGGTGCAAAAGGAGCTTCCGAAAAACTACCGCTCCAAAAAGGTGATAGTAGATTACGTAAACAGGCTTTTTAACCTGAATCAGGAAGCGAATGTTGAAGGTGGATATGTTGAGGTAAAAGAGGGCGATTTGTTTGAAGAGCTTGAAAATACGCTTAAGTTTATGTTTGAAAAGGGCGTGAGGGATAAAGATATTGCAGTTTTGGTGTATACGAACGACGATATTTTAAAAGTAGCGGATTTTATTAAAGAAAAATTCAATAAAGACGTGGTAACCGCTACAAGGGCGAAAGTAAAAAACCAGCCTTTTGCAAAGGCTCTTATCGATATTTTAAAATACACTCACGATATGCTTGAGGGTAAAAAAAGTGAAATTTACAAACTGAATTTTTTAACTGTAATCGGCAAACCGTACACTCCCGAGCCTTTTTACGTTCCGGTGAAAAAACCTGCTGAAATGATCAGGGATTTGATGTTTGAGTATGATCTTATAGACGAATCATCCCTTAAACTTCTTGAGCATTCATTGAAATATAAAGATCTTTTCGATTTTGCGGCTGGGATAGACGAGTATGACGAAGAGCTGCCGCTTGGGGAGTTTGACGGTATTACGGTAATGACCGTGCATAAAAGCAAAGGGCTTGAGTTTGAAAACGTAATAGTACTTGAAAAAACAGGGCGTGATAACAACAGAAGCAGTAATTTACTGTTTGATTATGAAGGTATTGAGCTAAAAGATATCAAATACAACATTGCAGGGCGTGAAATACTGGATATGGAGTTTGCCAAAGTTAAGGCAAAAGAAAAAGAGCTTGAATATAAAGACAAAAGAAACGTGGAATATGTGGCGTTTACGAGAGCCGTAAATTCACTGTTTATTCTTAAAAAGGAAAAGTCTTCGTTTGTAACGTCTCTTAAACCTGAAAAAATCGGTGTTTTTGAAGTGGAAGAAAAAGAAGAAACAAAAAAAAGCAAAGAAAAATTTGCGCTAAAGCTCAAACATCACGGACTGCAGGATGTAAAAAAAGAGAATGAATACAAGCCGAACGATTACGGTGCGATTTATTTCGGTCTGGCACTTCATTATGCGTTTGAAATGGAAGAGTTTGATGCGGTGCTTAACAGATACGGGATTTATACCGATGTGAAAAAAGCGTACGGAATGTATGAAAAAACAAAAAAACTAATAGATTTTGAGGGTAGGAAATATAAAGAAATACCTTTTGTTTATAACGGGGAAGAGGGAATTATAGACCTTTTGGTAGAAAGTGAGGATGAAATTGTTATAATTGATTACAAATCAGCAAAGCCGGAAGATGAAAGCTCATATATCACACAGGTGGAACATTATAAAACGGTGGCAAAAGAGCTTAAAAACAAAAAAGTAAAAGGCTATCTTTTATATGTAGATGAGGAAAAGCTAAGGGAGGTTTAG
- a CDS encoding lipid-A-disaccharide synthase, which yields MQTLYGCCLMDGEVVKSKSEKLKIKNEKMKTDKKNKKSKKVIHQSEVGFE from the coding sequence ATGCAGACGCTTTACGGATGCTGTCTTATGGACGGGGAAGTGGTAAAAAGTAAAAGTGAAAAGTTAAAAATAAAAAATGAAAAAATGAAAACGGATAAAAAAAATAAAAAGTCTAAAAAAGTAATTCATCAAAGTGAGGTCGGGTTTGAATAA
- the lpxB gene encoding lipid-A-disaccharide synthase: MNKILVSALEPSANLHLKQVLNECKVKNEKCNIVGVFDKSLGEPVIDGNEFNVMGFLDVLPKIKLAKKAINELAELSKKCDKVLLIDAPSFNLRLAKKIKEVNPGVEIIYYILPKVWAWKKGRIKDVNRYVDKKAYIFPFEREIWTDGIYVGNPLLDEIKTFRDDKLYGNIAFLPGSRKSEIKNLMPVFRELIKHLPGNKILAVPEIYKDKLSEIYGDLSGFEIVYDAHEALLKSDFAYICSGTATLEAAIIGTPFVLMYKAREIEYIIAKMFVKLNYVGLANIIFEREGLGEFHKEYLQDFDIEKLINDFKNSSLKEFQKKSDKLKEILKHGSAKNVFKLLKL; this comes from the coding sequence TTGAATAAGATACTTGTAAGCGCACTGGAGCCGAGTGCAAACCTGCATTTAAAACAGGTTTTAAATGAGTGTAAAGTGAAAAATGAAAAGTGTAATATTGTTGGTGTATTTGATAAAAGCCTGGGTGAACCCGTAATTGACGGCAATGAATTTAACGTAATGGGATTTTTGGATGTTTTGCCGAAAATAAAGCTTGCCAAAAAGGCCATTAACGAACTTGCCGAGCTTAGCAAAAAGTGCGATAAGGTGCTTTTAATAGACGCGCCGTCTTTTAATCTGAGGCTTGCTAAAAAAATAAAAGAGGTTAACCCGGGTGTTGAAATAATTTATTATATACTGCCGAAAGTATGGGCTTGGAAAAAGGGAAGAATAAAAGACGTAAACAGATATGTGGATAAAAAGGCATATATTTTTCCTTTTGAGCGTGAGATATGGACTGACGGAATATATGTCGGAAATCCTCTTTTGGATGAGATAAAAACTTTCAGGGATGATAAGCTTTATGGGAATATTGCGTTTTTACCCGGAAGCCGTAAGAGTGAGATTAAAAATTTGATGCCTGTATTTAGAGAGCTTATAAAACACTTACCCGGAAATAAAATATTGGCGGTACCTGAAATATATAAAGATAAACTCTCTGAAATTTACGGGGATTTAAGCGGGTTTGAGATTGTATATGATGCTCACGAAGCGCTTTTAAAAAGTGATTTCGCATATATCTGTAGCGGTACGGCCACACTTGAAGCGGCGATTATAGGTACTCCGTTTGTCTTAATGTATAAAGCAAGGGAAATTGAATATATAATAGCTAAAATGTTTGTAAAACTTAATTATGTAGGGCTTGCCAATATAATTTTTGAACGTGAGGGACTTGGTGAATTTCATAAAGAATATCTGCAGGATTTTGATATTGAAAAGCTTATAAATGATTTTAAAAACAGTAGTCTAAAAGAATTTCAAAAAAAATCCGATAAATTAAAAGAGATTTTAAAACACGGAAGTGCGAAAAACGTTTTTAAACTATTAAAATTATAA
- a CDS encoding methyl-accepting chemotaxis protein, which produces MSIKKRSIISIIILILSIGGLIFINFYSQSAIEEISSKVTDIENKIITTEKVRTAHIRFVANFEKAYLQNKPAKLTTDFNNCAFGKFIKKYKHELPPKLQRDLEEVLKYHEHLHNLVKIYNTKYIRIDRDIHERTYEAFMHKYLGLLDVANVAMGFSNKNIATSPKKCMVGKYLNSYSKEYFDKLNLPEAGKLFESMKAPHDKLHKLAAELMKLPVSQREEFYEKNIVPVYKKLQKLSEKYLNILTDVDDRINAKISKAIINDTFRDLQYIEKYLDDIIKYYTTLKKQLIHKRHQIERNVYILEIIMVILAIIGMVFVIWNFMTIIKRIEFLKNNILSVGLDLSYKIKTDVKDEISEIADAVNTLLEKIRETVVNSKIISNKNAQTSQQLAKTAHDVGKKVETESELIQNVGNEVENVANTMNSSKDSAIETLNEIKETQNELEEANKEIDFLTQKIISVSDKEAELAEKIKHLNENTQEVKNVLNVIRDIADQTNLLALNAAIEAARAGEHGRGFAVVADEVRKLAEKTQKSLAEIDATINVIVMAVMEASTNMDESAKNVLELVEDASKAKEEIDKSMGKMLSSTKKVEDLVNNFEVSAKSIEEVSKNLEEVKNISKNNAENVEKIIKAIDSLNQMIKELDSLLQHYKT; this is translated from the coding sequence ATGAGTATCAAAAAACGAAGTATTATTTCGATAATTATCCTGATTTTGAGTATCGGGGGGTTGATTTTTATTAATTTTTACTCACAATCGGCGATTGAAGAGATTAGTTCGAAAGTAACAGATATTGAAAATAAAATAATCACTACCGAAAAGGTTAGGACAGCACATATTAGGTTTGTAGCAAATTTTGAAAAAGCATATCTGCAAAACAAGCCGGCAAAACTAACAACCGATTTTAATAATTGTGCTTTTGGAAAATTTATTAAAAAATATAAGCATGAGTTACCTCCTAAACTTCAACGAGACTTGGAAGAAGTTCTTAAATATCATGAGCATTTGCATAATCTTGTAAAAATTTACAACACCAAATACATAAGAATAGATAGAGACATACATGAAAGAACTTATGAAGCTTTTATGCATAAATATCTTGGACTTTTAGATGTTGCCAATGTGGCAATGGGTTTTAGTAATAAAAATATAGCGACTTCTCCGAAAAAATGTATGGTCGGTAAATATTTAAATAGTTATTCAAAAGAATATTTTGATAAATTAAATCTTCCGGAAGCCGGTAAATTATTTGAATCAATGAAAGCGCCTCATGATAAACTTCATAAATTAGCGGCTGAACTGATGAAACTGCCTGTTTCTCAAAGAGAAGAATTTTATGAAAAGAATATCGTACCTGTTTATAAAAAACTTCAAAAACTTTCAGAAAAATATTTAAATATATTAACCGATGTAGATGACAGAATAAATGCAAAAATCAGCAAAGCAATTATTAATGATACTTTTAGAGATTTACAGTACATTGAAAAATATCTTGATGATATTATCAAATATTACACCACCCTGAAAAAACAACTGATTCATAAAAGACATCAAATAGAAAGAAATGTTTATATTTTAGAAATAATAATGGTTATTCTTGCGATAATCGGTATGGTTTTCGTAATTTGGAATTTTATGACAATAATAAAAAGAATAGAATTTTTAAAAAATAACATTTTAAGTGTAGGACTTGATCTAAGCTATAAAATAAAAACAGATGTGAAAGATGAAATAAGCGAAATTGCTGATGCAGTTAACACTCTTCTTGAAAAAATAAGAGAAACGGTCGTTAATTCTAAGATTATCAGTAATAAAAACGCTCAGACATCGCAGCAGTTAGCGAAAACAGCTCATGATGTAGGTAAAAAAGTAGAAACTGAAAGCGAGCTAATTCAAAATGTCGGCAATGAAGTAGAAAACGTGGCTAATACAATGAATAGCTCTAAAGATTCAGCAATTGAAACGCTAAATGAAATAAAAGAAACACAAAACGAGCTTGAAGAAGCTAATAAAGAGATAGATTTCTTAACACAAAAAATAATAAGCGTATCCGACAAAGAAGCGGAACTTGCGGAAAAAATAAAACACCTTAATGAAAATACGCAAGAAGTCAAAAACGTTCTTAACGTTATTAGGGATATAGCTGATCAGACTAATCTTCTTGCTCTTAATGCTGCAATTGAAGCGGCAAGAGCCGGGGAACACGGAAGAGGTTTTGCGGTGGTTGCGGATGAGGTTAGAAAACTTGCCGAAAAAACACAAAAAAGCCTTGCTGAAATCGACGCTACCATCAATGTAATCGTAATGGCGGTGATGGAAGCGAGCACAAATATGGACGAAAGCGCCAAAAACGTTCTTGAACTTGTTGAAGACGCTTCAAAAGCAAAAGAAGAGATTGATAAAAGTATGGGTAAAATGCTTTCATCAACCAAAAAAGTCGAAGATTTGGTAAATAATTTTGAAGTTTCGGCTAAATCAATTGAAGAAGTTTCGAAAAACCTTGAAGAAGTTAAAAATATTTCTAAAAACAATGCAGAAAATGTTGAAAAAATTATAAAAGCAATTGATTCATTAAATCAAATGATTAAAGAGTTAGACTCACTTTTACAACATTACAAAACATAA
- the greA gene encoding transcription elongation factor GreA, translating into MHKEPMTKYGYEKLSKELEYLKTTARPEVAKEIDSARELGDLKENAEYHAAKEKQSHIERRIAELSDILSRAVVVDPKEHAHNRVAFGSTVYLIDVDTDEKEKYTIVGAPEANPDKGLISYHSPLAKALIGKEVGDEVEVNLPGGVKVYEIDKICYEDICFS; encoded by the coding sequence ATGCATAAGGAACCAATGACTAAATACGGATATGAAAAACTATCTAAAGAGCTTGAGTATTTAAAAACAACAGCAAGACCCGAAGTGGCAAAAGAGATTGACAGCGCGAGAGAACTCGGAGATTTAAAAGAAAACGCTGAATATCACGCCGCTAAAGAAAAACAGTCTCATATAGAAAGAAGAATAGCGGAGCTTAGCGATATCTTAAGTAGAGCCGTAGTGGTGGATCCGAAAGAACATGCACATAACCGTGTAGCATTCGGTAGTACCGTTTATTTAATCGACGTAGATACGGACGAAAAAGAAAAATACACAATCGTAGGAGCTCCCGAGGCAAATCCTGATAAGGGACTAATTTCATATCATTCACCTCTTGCAAAAGCACTTATCGGTAAAGAAGTAGGAGATGAGGTGGAAGTAAATCTTCCGGGTGGTGTGAAAGTATATGAAATAGATAAAATCTGTTATGAAGACATCTGTTTTTCATAG
- the dut gene encoding dUTP diphosphatase, which yields MKLKIKKLNQEALIPAYQTKEAAGFDLHSIEDVIIKPGERKLIGTGLAFEIEFGYEVQIRPRSGLAFKHGITVLNTPGTIDSDYRGEIKVLLINHSNEAFEIKKEERIAQAVIAPVVQAEIIEVEELSDTERGAGGFGSTGK from the coding sequence ATGAAACTTAAAATAAAAAAACTAAATCAAGAAGCTTTAATTCCTGCATATCAGACAAAAGAAGCAGCAGGGTTTGATCTTCATTCGATTGAAGATGTGATTATCAAACCGGGTGAAAGAAAATTGATAGGAACAGGACTTGCGTTTGAGATAGAGTTTGGTTACGAAGTGCAAATCAGACCAAGAAGCGGGTTGGCTTTCAAGCATGGAATTACGGTGTTAAACACACCAGGAACAATTGATAGTGATTATAGGGGTGAAATAAAAGTTCTTTTAATAAATCATTCAAACGAAGCTTTTGAAATTAAAAAGGAAGAGAGAATAGCCCAGGCGGTAATCGCTCCTGTGGTACAGGCTGAAATTATTGAAGTTGAAGAGCTCAGCGATACCGAGCGCGGTGCCGGAGGGTTCGGAAGCACGGGGAAATGA